The following coding sequences are from one Patescibacteria group bacterium window:
- a CDS encoding transposase: MSLPRFHEDSYGHFVTTKTFQSQRLFTDPKNCQMVLDNLEFYRQQLHFDVLGYCLMPDHFHMIVWWDVDAHPKLTIGKIMQGIKSHSAKEIVTYHQLGRRGPLTSPGGKRPGQGTRATHPGVYPKRRMSVQTTRIWQPSFYDFNIHSDNKLRQKLAYIHNNPVTAGLCKNPEDWPWSSYRQVELGEQSKEVAITTW, translated from the coding sequence ATGTCCCTCCCCCGGTTCCACGAAGATAGCTATGGACATTTTGTAACGACGAAGACCTTCCAAAGTCAGCGGCTATTTACTGATCCAAAAAATTGTCAGATGGTCTTAGATAATTTGGAATTTTACCGTCAGCAATTACACTTCGACGTGTTGGGGTACTGCCTCATGCCAGACCATTTCCATATGATTGTGTGGTGGGATGTGGATGCACACCCAAAGCTGACCATTGGGAAAATTATGCAAGGCATCAAGAGCCACTCGGCGAAGGAGATTGTTACCTACCACCAACTGGGTAGGCGAGGTCCCTTGACCTCGCCTGGTGGAAAACGCCCGGGTCAAGGGACCCGGGCTACCCACCCAGGGGTATATCCCAAGCGTCGAATGAGTGTACAGACCACCCGCATCTGGCAACCCTCCTTCTACGACTTTAACATCCATTCCGATAACAAACTCCGCCAGAAGCTCGCCTACATCCACAATAACCCGGTCACCGCAGGGCTTTGTAAAAACCCTGAAGACTGGCCGTGGTCATCCTACCGGCAGGTAGAGCTGGGTGAGCAAAGCAAAGAGGTTGCAATCACTACCTGGTAA
- a CDS encoding 2'-5' RNA ligase family protein, whose translation MIYEYLIVGLVPEPLKSRIAMMQARWQFRKQMLPPHITIVPPFQVPGFSTKASVLNQAGSLLEARIKIQGYSSFQNQKENVACLKIFSPDLEELLRVLKEDLSQLREPLERKKIVFHISIARGIPNPELERVMTELQTEPFQETFILDKLTIYQREIGKSWYEIL comes from the coding sequence ATGATCTACGAATACCTGATTGTCGGCCTTGTCCCAGAGCCGCTGAAAAGCCGCATTGCGATGATGCAAGCTCGGTGGCAGTTTCGGAAGCAAATGCTGCCACCGCATATCACCATTGTCCCGCCGTTTCAGGTGCCTGGCTTTAGCACAAAGGCGAGTGTCTTAAATCAAGCAGGCTCTTTGTTGGAGGCTCGGATAAAAATCCAGGGCTACAGTTCTTTCCAGAACCAAAAAGAGAATGTCGCCTGCCTGAAAATTTTCAGCCCGGATCTTGAGGAATTACTGCGGGTGTTGAAGGAAGACCTGTCCCAACTTCGTGAGCCACTGGAAAGGAAAAAAATTGTTTTCCATATTTCCATTGCCCGCGGCATTCCGAATCCCGAGCTAGAACGGGTAATGACAGAGCTTCAGACTGAACCTTTCCAAGAGACGTTTATCCTGGATAAACTGACAATCTACCAAAGAGAAATTGGGAAATCGTGGTACGAGATCCTGTAG
- a CDS encoding ATP-dependent helicase, with product MSTVILHRRPAKDLKIDYAKELNAEQFVVVENGDGHVLVLAGAGSGKTRTIVYRVAWLLEHGISPDRILLVTFTNKAAREMLTRIQERLGGVPSPIWGGTFHHVANRILRRYADRVGRTPSFSILDQEDSRSLINACIADLNIDTKQRRFPTANVLKNLISFSRNTRQDIADIAVEKLPNAHAIVDQVVGVARRYAERKAKQNLMDFDDLLVLMVELLANHADVRTKLQEQFQYVLVDEFQDTNSLQGELVRNLASKHGNLLVVGDDSQSIYAFRGADISNILQFPKTFPETKQFRLESNYRSTPQILKLANAVIRHNLEQFPKELHAMRPAGDLPQLIPCRDDGQEATFIAQRILELQTNGTAFREMAVLVRAISHTQALEFELAQRDIPYIVRGGLRFFERAHIKDVLAYVKFIANPADEVAWLRATTLHVGVGPKTAGELFNRVQSLGSDTDLKTINFVSLVDKRGMKGIAMFQAVIRKMLDTGVMDEKKEKVVYLPQELIRVVATGEYIDYLRTQYPDADERLQDLEQLALFASKYKSLSSFLSDVSLQEAFSVGAVSSENDDAIVLSTIHQAKGLEWEAVFVPRLVEGSFPNGRATEERNGIEEERRLFYVATTRAKTHLALSYPLVINPTGAMLLTRPSRFLDEIPSNALDRVELQEEGLGNWDGSERIIQI from the coding sequence ATGTCCACTGTGATTCTCCACCGCCGGCCAGCCAAGGACCTTAAAATTGACTACGCCAAAGAGCTAAATGCTGAGCAATTTGTCGTGGTGGAAAATGGCGATGGACATGTGCTGGTTTTAGCCGGTGCCGGGTCGGGTAAGACGCGGACCATTGTCTACCGCGTGGCCTGGCTCCTGGAGCATGGCATTAGCCCAGACCGGATTTTGCTGGTCACGTTTACCAACAAAGCCGCTCGGGAAATGCTCACCCGCATTCAAGAGCGCTTGGGCGGCGTTCCGAGTCCCATTTGGGGTGGGACGTTCCACCACGTGGCCAACCGGATTCTGCGCCGCTACGCCGACCGGGTGGGCCGCACCCCCAGCTTTAGCATTCTGGACCAGGAAGACAGCCGGAGTCTGATCAACGCGTGCATTGCAGATTTAAATATTGATACCAAGCAGCGACGCTTTCCCACGGCGAATGTTTTGAAGAACCTCATTTCCTTTTCGCGAAACACACGGCAGGATATTGCCGACATTGCTGTAGAGAAACTGCCCAACGCGCATGCAATTGTGGACCAAGTGGTCGGCGTGGCTCGGCGGTACGCCGAGCGGAAGGCGAAGCAGAACCTCATGGACTTCGATGACCTGCTCGTCCTCATGGTGGAGCTTCTGGCCAACCATGCCGATGTCCGCACCAAGCTCCAAGAGCAGTTCCAGTACGTCCTGGTAGACGAATTTCAAGATACGAACTCTTTACAAGGCGAGCTAGTGCGCAATCTTGCCAGCAAGCACGGGAATTTGCTGGTCGTGGGGGATGACAGCCAGAGCATTTACGCCTTCCGCGGCGCAGACATAAGTAATATTTTGCAGTTCCCCAAGACCTTTCCCGAAACCAAGCAGTTTCGCCTGGAGTCCAATTACCGTTCCACCCCGCAGATCCTCAAATTGGCCAACGCAGTTATCCGGCACAACCTTGAGCAGTTCCCCAAAGAGCTCCATGCCATGCGCCCAGCCGGGGATTTGCCGCAGCTCATTCCCTGCCGGGATGATGGGCAGGAAGCCACGTTCATTGCTCAGCGCATTTTAGAATTGCAAACGAACGGCACTGCGTTTCGCGAGATGGCCGTGCTCGTGCGCGCGATTAGCCACACCCAAGCTTTGGAATTTGAGCTCGCCCAGCGGGACATTCCATACATTGTGCGTGGCGGCTTGCGGTTCTTTGAGCGCGCGCACATCAAGGACGTGCTGGCCTACGTGAAGTTCATTGCCAACCCAGCAGATGAAGTTGCGTGGTTACGCGCCACCACCTTACACGTCGGTGTTGGACCCAAGACCGCGGGAGAACTTTTCAACCGCGTGCAGAGCTTGGGATCGGATACTGATCTGAAGACCATCAATTTTGTGTCGTTGGTGGACAAGCGGGGGATGAAGGGGATAGCCATGTTCCAGGCGGTGATTCGGAAGATGTTGGACACCGGAGTCATGGATGAAAAAAAGGAAAAAGTAGTGTACCTTCCGCAGGAGCTCATTCGTGTTGTGGCAACCGGGGAGTACATTGATTACCTGCGCACGCAGTACCCAGATGCGGATGAGCGTTTGCAGGACTTGGAACAGCTGGCCTTGTTTGCCAGCAAGTACAAATCCCTTAGCTCATTTCTGTCCGACGTGAGTTTGCAAGAAGCGTTCAGCGTGGGTGCGGTGAGCAGCGAGAATGATGACGCCATTGTGCTGTCCACCATCCACCAAGCCAAAGGCTTGGAATGGGAAGCAGTTTTTGTCCCTCGTCTGGTGGAAGGGAGCTTCCCCAATGGACGCGCCACGGAGGAGCGAAACGGCATTGAAGAAGAGCGACGGCTATTCTACGTGGCCACCACGCGGGCCAAGACCCACTTAGCGTTGTCCTACCCATTGGTCATCAATCCCACGGGCGCCATGCTCCTCACCCGGCCATCACGTTTCTTGGACGAAATTCCATCCAACGCCCTGGATCGGGTTGAGCTGCAGGAAGAAGGATTGGGGAATTGGGACGGGAGCGAAAGAATCATTCAGATATAA